From a region of the Leptospira kmetyi serovar Malaysia str. Bejo-Iso9 genome:
- a CDS encoding DUF1564 family protein has protein sequence MGGTKKNSKKFLHNRNLKLGKDKSRFTADFYVPIELYSYVIKRIRRERNLAFYLKKLLKDHRLEILRNQEPHKKERTSYQMKFQGLIRLSFRPNENDWAELRSIARYLGVSMCKAFVLLTNLEKRRLSNEESAKEGISKTKFGIISLLQKFSREKNSITFELIFDS, from the coding sequence ATGGGTGGAACAAAGAAAAATTCCAAAAAATTTTTACACAATCGAAACTTAAAGTTAGGGAAAGATAAAAGTCGATTTACTGCAGATTTTTATGTGCCGATCGAACTCTATTCCTATGTGATCAAAAGAATCAGACGGGAAAGGAATTTAGCTTTTTATCTAAAGAAACTCCTAAAAGATCATAGACTGGAAATTCTTAGAAATCAAGAACCGCATAAAAAAGAACGAACATCCTATCAGATGAAATTTCAAGGGCTTATTCGTCTTTCGTTTAGACCGAACGAGAATGATTGGGCTGAATTGAGATCAATCGCTCGATATTTGGGAGTATCGATGTGCAAAGCCTTTGTCCTATTAACGAATTTAGAAAAACGACGGCTTTCGAACGAAGAATCGGCAAAAGAAGGAATTTCTAAAACGAAATTCGGAATAATAAGTCTTCTGCAAAAATTTTCAAGAGAAAAGAATTCTATAACGTTTGAGTTGATATTCGATTCCTAA
- a CDS encoding TetR/AcrR family transcriptional regulator — translation MLRKDGSPLYPLNRDYKNSRERILEGAAIAFSRKGFHGTSLREISKECGLEQPSIYHHFHSKENLFRKALIATHLLILNEIRRRVVRDQGLHIEVISIFKAVAETAKAYPDKARLPFSLIYSAPVNLQNEYTERYGSQYRKLLEVAFDRTERIDRKDEKLSLCVDLLHSLVLACSVDALYLDRVRGLEDRVRLILDL, via the coding sequence GTGTTAAGAAAAGACGGAAGTCCTCTATATCCCTTAAATAGAGACTATAAAAACTCCCGTGAAAGAATTTTAGAAGGAGCGGCTATCGCGTTTTCTAGAAAAGGTTTTCATGGAACATCCCTAAGAGAAATCAGCAAAGAGTGCGGTTTAGAACAACCGAGTATTTATCACCACTTTCATTCTAAAGAAAATCTTTTTAGAAAAGCTCTGATTGCGACCCATTTACTCATTCTTAATGAAATAAGAAGAAGAGTCGTCCGGGACCAAGGTCTTCACATCGAAGTGATTTCCATCTTTAAGGCCGTTGCGGAAACTGCAAAAGCATATCCCGACAAAGCAAGGTTGCCTTTCAGTTTGATCTACTCCGCTCCCGTGAACCTTCAAAACGAATATACGGAAAGATACGGTAGTCAATATAGAAAACTTCTCGAGGTCGCATTCGATAGAACGGAAAGAATCGATCGAAAAGACGAGAAACTTTCTCTTTGTGTGGATCTATTACACAGTTTGGTTCTTGCTTGTTCCGTTGACGCTTTGTATTTGGATCGGGTTCGCGGCTTGGAGGATCGAGTTAGATTGATCTTGGATCTTTAG
- a CDS encoding OmpA/MotB family protein, which translates to MKLKTISVFILLTLTNCVSNSKYDSLLKAYEESKQENQRILGEKEGLSRSLDELKRIQEESEQRIQEYKGLMATFRSLIDAGKLKIKIVDGRMVVVLSSDILFPVGSAFLSPVGTTAIREVTTLLASLEGKRFQIEGHTDDTPTGIKGYTNWELASSRALNVLHTMVKAGMPEVRISAASMGASRPAVPNTSPENRAANRRIEIVIVPDLSNLPGMEELKKYAN; encoded by the coding sequence ATGAAATTAAAGACCATATCCGTTTTTATCCTTTTGACCCTAACTAACTGCGTTTCCAATTCCAAATACGATTCGTTATTAAAAGCCTACGAAGAATCGAAACAAGAGAATCAGAGAATTCTCGGAGAAAAAGAAGGTCTTTCCCGATCTTTGGACGAATTAAAACGAATTCAGGAAGAATCCGAGCAAAGAATCCAGGAATACAAGGGATTGATGGCGACTTTTCGTTCTTTGATCGATGCCGGTAAGCTTAAAATCAAGATCGTAGACGGGAGAATGGTGGTCGTGCTTTCATCCGACATCCTCTTTCCAGTGGGATCCGCATTCTTATCCCCGGTCGGAACTACGGCCATCCGCGAGGTCACGACTCTGCTTGCCTCTCTCGAGGGAAAACGTTTCCAAATCGAGGGACATACCGACGACACCCCGACCGGAATCAAAGGTTATACAAACTGGGAATTGGCCTCTTCCAGGGCTCTCAACGTTCTCCATACGATGGTAAAAGCGGGAATGCCCGAGGTGAGAATCAGCGCGGCGAGCATGGGCGCTTCCAGACCCGCCGTACCGAATACGTCGCCCGAAAACAGAGCGGCTAACAGAAGAATCGAAATCGTAATCGTACCCGATCTAAGCAATCTTCCCGGAATGGAAGAGTTGAAAAAATACGCCAACTGA
- a CDS encoding DoxX family protein, with product MPELTVISLYTMAILYVVAGILHFVIPRFYLRIMPPYIPYPKFVVSISGVIEIALGAMLFLPDTRQLGAWGIILLLIAVFPANLYHYQSRRKTDPPKWALLLRLPTQLLLIYWAYTFT from the coding sequence ATGCCGGAATTAACCGTTATCAGTCTTTACACTATGGCGATTCTTTATGTGGTCGCCGGAATCCTTCACTTCGTCATTCCCAGATTCTATCTAAGAATCATGCCGCCTTACATTCCCTATCCCAAGTTCGTCGTTTCCATCAGCGGCGTGATCGAAATCGCGTTGGGTGCGATGTTGTTTCTTCCCGATACGAGACAACTCGGCGCCTGGGGAATCATTCTTCTTTTAATCGCAGTGTTTCCCGCCAATCTTTATCACTATCAATCCAGAAGAAAAACGGACCCTCCAAAATGGGCTCTGCTTCTGCGTCTTCCCACACAACTTTTATTGATCTATTGGGCTTACACGTTTACCTAA
- a CDS encoding CBS domain-containing protein → MDLDKPLKEIMTTRIFTTNVKDSISRIGMIFQKFEFHHLLVVDDQKNLIGVLSDRDYLKTISPFTGTRMERIQDSQVMNKTASQIMSSFLITAHEDQSLRYATELMLRYRISCLPIMNRRNEIAGIVTSRDILNEILKSPLDLTS, encoded by the coding sequence ATGGACTTAGACAAACCTCTCAAGGAAATCATGACGACTCGGATCTTTACGACCAACGTCAAAGATTCCATTTCGCGTATCGGAATGATTTTTCAAAAATTCGAGTTCCATCATCTTTTAGTGGTGGACGATCAAAAAAATCTTATAGGAGTCCTTTCGGATCGGGATTATTTAAAGACGATCAGTCCTTTTACGGGAACGAGAATGGAAAGAATTCAGGATTCTCAAGTAATGAATAAAACGGCTTCTCAAATCATGAGTTCCTTTTTGATTACGGCTCACGAGGATCAAAGTCTGCGTTATGCGACCGAGCTCATGCTTCGTTATAGGATTTCCTGTCTTCCCATCATGAACCGCAGAAACGAAATCGCGGGAATCGTAACGTCCAGGGATATTTTGAACGAAATCCTAAAAAGCCCTCTCGATTTGACTTCTTGA
- a CDS encoding glycosyltransferase family 4 protein, translating into MRSNPKPNRISPARIPGRRIFRVAVVTETYFPEINGVAKTLHRMVNDLVDRGHDILLFRPRQGLKDSVNDRRGYREVLMAGCRIPMYSDMRFGFPAKRILKRHFKKERPDIVHVVTEGPLGWSAVRAARDLGIPVVSDFRTNFHSYTEYYKVGFAGKLVGNYLKRLHNRTAITLTPSQDLVENLFKQGYDNVRIVSRGIDTDLFHPSKRDLSLRKEWGVNKDQLAVLYVGRIAAEKNIELCIQAFRKIQESNPNAKMVLVGEGPLKDSLENKNPDLIFCGLKKGEDLARHYASGDLFLFPSMTETFGNVVLEAMASGLGLVAYKYAAANSYLEHGVSAFLPRFGKEQEFIDMTCFLSNNAVLRKKIAAKARKKAMECTWEKVAQSLENIYSEYSISMEYLEEQANEKINFLRIVESRSQIERAF; encoded by the coding sequence ATGCGATCCAATCCAAAACCGAATCGAATCTCGCCCGCTCGGATTCCGGGAAGAAGAATCTTTCGAGTTGCCGTAGTTACGGAAACTTATTTCCCCGAAATCAACGGAGTTGCAAAAACCCTTCATAGAATGGTGAACGATCTCGTGGATCGTGGACACGATATTCTTTTGTTTCGTCCGAGACAAGGACTGAAGGATTCGGTAAACGATCGAAGGGGTTATCGCGAAGTTCTGATGGCGGGTTGTAGAATTCCGATGTATTCCGATATGCGTTTCGGATTTCCCGCAAAGCGGATATTAAAGCGACATTTTAAAAAGGAAAGACCGGACATCGTTCATGTGGTCACCGAAGGCCCGTTAGGTTGGTCCGCGGTCCGCGCCGCAAGAGACTTGGGAATTCCGGTAGTCAGCGACTTTAGAACGAACTTTCATTCTTACACGGAATACTACAAGGTGGGTTTTGCAGGAAAACTCGTTGGAAATTATTTAAAGCGACTTCACAACAGGACCGCGATCACTCTTACGCCGTCGCAAGACTTGGTGGAAAATCTTTTCAAACAAGGATACGATAACGTAAGAATCGTTTCCCGAGGAATCGATACGGATTTATTTCATCCGTCCAAAAGGGATCTTTCCTTAAGAAAAGAATGGGGAGTGAACAAGGATCAACTCGCGGTTTTGTATGTGGGAAGAATCGCCGCCGAAAAAAACATAGAACTTTGCATCCAAGCGTTTCGTAAAATTCAGGAATCGAATCCGAACGCGAAAATGGTTCTCGTCGGCGAGGGTCCTTTGAAAGATTCTTTGGAAAATAAGAATCCGGATCTTATCTTTTGCGGTTTAAAAAAAGGAGAAGATTTAGCCAGACACTACGCTTCCGGCGATTTGTTTTTGTTTCCGAGTATGACGGAAACGTTCGGAAACGTGGTTCTCGAAGCGATGGCGAGCGGACTCGGTTTGGTCGCATACAAATACGCCGCGGCTAATTCTTATTTGGAACACGGAGTTTCCGCGTTTCTTCCAAGATTCGGCAAGGAACAAGAGTTTATAGACATGACTTGTTTTCTTTCCAACAACGCGGTTCTTAGAAAAAAAATCGCCGCCAAAGCGAGAAAGAAGGCCATGGAATGCACCTGGGAAAAAGTCGCGCAATCCCTGGAAAACATATATTCTGAATATTCAATTTCTATGGAATACTTGGAAGAACAAGCGAACGAAAAGATCAACTTCCTGAGAATCGTGGAATCAAGAAGTCAAATCGAGAGGGCTTTTTAG
- a CDS encoding YfeK family protein, with protein MIKKQISAFSILLCSFFTSAFVSAQGTPSNSDFRSDLNLLMGSLESCQCKFIRNGSEHDPKEAREHMERKLNAADGKIQTIPDFIEHIGSKSSMSGKPYLVKFADGKTKESGVWLKERWEEILKKKNSPVKPTKIKKN; from the coding sequence ATGATAAAAAAGCAAATCTCAGCATTCTCCATTCTTCTTTGTTCGTTTTTTACTTCCGCGTTCGTGTCCGCGCAAGGAACACCGTCGAACTCGGACTTTCGTAGCGATTTGAATCTTCTCATGGGAAGCCTCGAATCCTGCCAATGCAAGTTCATACGCAACGGATCGGAACACGATCCCAAAGAAGCGAGAGAACACATGGAAAGAAAGTTAAACGCGGCCGACGGAAAAATACAAACGATCCCGGACTTTATAGAACATATCGGATCGAAATCGAGCATGTCCGGAAAACCGTATCTCGTAAAATTCGCGGACGGTAAAACGAAAGAATCCGGGGTTTGGTTGAAGGAAAGATGGGAAGAAATATTAAAAAAGAAGAATTCTCCCGTTAAACCGACTAAAATTAAAAAGAACTGA
- a CDS encoding 2-hydroxychromene-2-carboxylate isomerase — protein sequence MQKIEFFFEFASTYSYLSVMRIEKRIQDLNVEIVWRPFLLGPIFKEQGWNDSPFNIYPSKGKYMWKDLTRRSRKYGIDFVVPTQFPRNGLLASRITVANADQPWISSFIRETFRANFAKDSDISDPEILISILNGLGLNGNEIVENSKKEEVKNLLRKQTERAMDLGIFGAPSFIVGNELFWGDDRLEDALEELKLS from the coding sequence ATGCAAAAAATTGAATTCTTTTTCGAGTTTGCGAGCACCTATTCCTATCTTTCGGTGATGAGAATCGAAAAACGTATCCAAGATCTAAACGTAGAAATCGTATGGAGGCCGTTTCTGCTCGGACCGATCTTTAAGGAACAGGGCTGGAACGATTCTCCCTTTAATATCTATCCGTCGAAAGGAAAGTATATGTGGAAGGACTTAACCCGAAGAAGCCGTAAATACGGAATCGATTTCGTAGTTCCGACCCAATTTCCGAGAAACGGCCTTCTCGCTTCCAGAATCACGGTCGCCAATGCGGATCAACCTTGGATCTCTTCCTTCATTCGAGAAACGTTCCGGGCGAACTTCGCGAAAGATTCCGATATTTCCGATCCGGAAATTCTGATCTCGATTTTAAACGGACTTGGATTAAACGGAAATGAGATCGTGGAAAATTCCAAAAAAGAGGAAGTGAAAAATCTTCTTCGCAAACAAACCGAAAGGGCGATGGATCTCGGAATTTTCGGAGCTCCGAGTTTTATCGTAGGAAACGAACTTTTCTGGGGCGACGACCGCTTGGAAGACGCATTAGAAGAACTGAAACTTTCCTGA
- a CDS encoding alpha/beta hydrolase family esterase, producing MNKKTHSIIRIFLILILLGSGNCRLLRGDRQKFADGASHESLNLNGTSRTYWFHAPKKPIGENQKLPLVLVLHGRLGNGKNIMEDSKFNEVSDKEGFFVAYPDGYSRSWADGRGATPADRNKIDDVEFIEKLIGHLSELFPIAQDKIFIVGHSNGGFMTQRMLLEKSKRFRAGVSVSSQISEYVLKNFEPSANVSVAFIAGTDDPTVPYYGGYVRDGGQILSVEESVDRWLGWNSCSKTSKLETRDVKDDQTKLEIYSYDQCKGKTSVRLYKVVGGGHNWPGIERKIPFAGSLGNSTFELNPAEDIWSFFKSTLEP from the coding sequence ATGAACAAAAAAACGCATTCAATCATTAGAATATTCTTAATTTTGATTCTTCTTGGCTCCGGAAACTGTAGATTGTTGCGAGGAGATCGACAAAAGTTCGCGGACGGAGCAAGTCACGAAAGTCTGAACCTAAACGGAACTTCTCGAACGTATTGGTTTCACGCCCCCAAAAAACCGATCGGGGAAAATCAGAAACTTCCTTTGGTTTTGGTACTTCACGGAAGATTGGGCAACGGAAAAAACATCATGGAGGATTCCAAGTTCAACGAGGTCTCGGACAAGGAAGGATTTTTTGTGGCTTATCCGGACGGTTATAGCAGAAGTTGGGCCGACGGTCGAGGAGCCACACCCGCGGATCGGAATAAGATCGACGACGTAGAATTTATCGAAAAATTAATCGGACATCTTTCGGAACTCTTTCCGATCGCGCAAGATAAGATCTTTATCGTAGGTCATTCCAACGGTGGCTTTATGACGCAAAGAATGCTCCTCGAAAAATCGAAACGATTCCGTGCCGGAGTCAGCGTATCTTCCCAAATTTCCGAATACGTTCTGAAGAATTTCGAACCGAGCGCGAACGTTTCCGTCGCGTTTATCGCGGGAACGGACGATCCGACTGTTCCGTATTACGGCGGTTATGTGAGAGACGGAGGACAAATTCTCAGCGTAGAGGAATCCGTCGATCGTTGGCTCGGTTGGAATTCCTGTTCCAAAACTTCCAAACTCGAAACGAGGGACGTAAAGGACGATCAAACGAAATTGGAAATTTATTCTTACGATCAGTGTAAGGGAAAAACTTCCGTTCGTCTTTACAAGGTCGTAGGCGGCGGTCACAATTGGCCGGGAATCGAAAGGAAAATTCCGTTTGCGGGTTCGCTCGGAAACTCGACGTTCGAGCTGAATCCGGCCGAAGACATTTGGTCTTTTTTTAAATCGACTTTGGAACCTTAA